In the genome of Kitasatospora cathayae, one region contains:
- a CDS encoding VOC family protein, translated as MPADATAHIRIARPSRDLAAAERFWVAGLGLDVLHRHTTDGTTPGEHSLLMVGWPTAAWHLELVHDPATPVEPRPTAEDLLVVYLGEPVSDALVERLEQHGGRRVPAHNPYWDTWGVTVQDPDGYLLVLSTRSWGNA; from the coding sequence ATGCCGGCCGACGCCACCGCACACATCCGCATCGCCCGCCCCTCGCGGGACTTGGCGGCCGCCGAGCGCTTCTGGGTCGCGGGCCTCGGCCTCGACGTCCTGCACCGGCACACCACGGACGGCACCACCCCCGGCGAGCACTCGCTCCTCATGGTCGGCTGGCCCACGGCCGCCTGGCACCTGGAACTCGTCCACGACCCCGCCACGCCCGTCGAACCGCGGCCCACCGCCGAGGACCTGCTGGTCGTCTACCTAGGCGAACCGGTCAGCGACGCACTGGTGGAGCGGCTGGAGCAGCACGGCGGCCGGCGGGTGCCGGCGCACAATCCGTACTGGGACACCTGGGGCGTGACCGTCCAGGACCCGGACGGCTACCTGCTGGTGCTGTCCACCCGTTCCTGGGGCAACGCGTAG
- a CDS encoding DUF397 domain-containing protein, whose product MNSVHWKRPAACADANACPEVAIAPDAVYVRSSLLPDSVAQLTPTEWRDLVSAIRDGEFDL is encoded by the coding sequence ATGAACAGCGTTCACTGGAAGCGCCCTGCCGCCTGCGCCGACGCCAACGCATGCCCCGAGGTGGCAATAGCCCCCGACGCCGTCTACGTCCGCAGCAGCCTCCTGCCTGACTCCGTCGCCCAACTCACCCCCACCGAATGGCGCGACCTCGTCTCCGCCATCCGCGACGGGGAGTTCGACCTCTAG
- a CDS encoding helix-turn-helix domain-containing protein has product MLGGMAPRTTPSARQERVGTELRKMRDSAGRTTAEAAALFGFARTKITQIEKGQYPISAERVRMLASEFQEGDAAFVEALAAMAEERHKGWWEDFRGSVPVGFLDIAEMEHFARGMRTYQVSHVPGAMQTEAYARAIFGELYPPLPPRLIEARLEHRLQRTALMMREGAQPYSALVHEAALHMLFGGRGAAKQQLDKLLEFSELPHVTLRVISFSSDGFIGAGQGVFYAEGPVPRLDTVQLDAVGGPAFLHEQKHLKNYRHMIDVMTERSLTESQSRDAIRLIKKEL; this is encoded by the coding sequence ACTGAGCTCCGGAAGATGCGCGACAGCGCGGGCCGCACGACCGCCGAGGCTGCTGCGCTCTTCGGGTTCGCCCGGACGAAGATCACCCAGATCGAGAAGGGCCAGTACCCGATCAGCGCCGAGCGGGTACGCATGCTCGCCTCCGAGTTCCAAGAAGGCGATGCCGCCTTCGTCGAGGCACTCGCAGCCATGGCCGAGGAGCGCCACAAGGGCTGGTGGGAGGATTTTCGTGGCTCCGTTCCCGTCGGATTCCTCGACATCGCCGAGATGGAGCACTTTGCCCGAGGGATGCGCACCTACCAGGTCTCACATGTTCCTGGCGCAATGCAGACCGAGGCCTACGCAAGAGCCATCTTCGGGGAGCTCTACCCGCCGCTACCACCGCGCCTCATCGAGGCCCGCCTTGAACACCGGCTCCAGCGCACAGCCCTGATGATGCGCGAAGGGGCACAGCCATACTCGGCACTGGTCCACGAAGCCGCCCTGCACATGCTGTTCGGTGGTCGTGGTGCCGCAAAACAGCAACTGGACAAGCTGCTTGAGTTCTCCGAGCTACCGCATGTCACGCTGCGAGTCATCAGCTTCAGCTCGGATGGATTCATCGGAGCAGGTCAAGGCGTCTTCTACGCAGAGGGTCCGGTTCCTCGCCTGGACACTGTTCAACTCGACGCCGTTGGCGGTCCAGCGTTCCTACATGAGCAGAAGCACCTCAAGAACTATCGCCACATGATCGACGTGATGACCGAACGTTCTCTTACCGAGAGCCAGTCTCGCGATGCCATCAGGCTTATCAAGAAAGAGCTCTAG